A region of the Fusobacteria bacterium ZRK30 genome:
GTTTTCCTGGCAGAAGAGGTATTAGCTACAAAATCCTATTATATTACTGCTGATAAGGATGCTGTAAATTTTTGGAAGAAAAACGGATACCACCATATTAAGGAAACTGCCAATAATGGTTGCGGTATTTTTATTAAAAATTTATGAACTTAATGATAACAAGAACAAGTTTTTAGATGTGCATTAAGAGGGGAATAAGGAGGTCTTTTCAAATTAAGAGGTCTAAAGTTTTGAAGATAAAAATCCAAAATAGGAGCAATCTTTTTGCCTTAAACATAAGTTTTAAAATTAAAAAAATATTGACATAATTAAATGATATCTGATAGTATTGATTCAAATAAAAAAGAGTAGAAAATTAATCTCAGGAGGATTTGTTATGTTAATCAGGAGAATTAGGATGAGGAGAAGAAAACCAATAAACCCTATAATTTTAAAATGGCTTGATTAATCTAATAATTTTTTGTACAAAGATTTGGAAATAATTATTTCCAGTGAATAAAAAAAGTTTATTAGCAGGTCAGCAATAATATTGCTGACTTTTATTTTTAGAGATAACCTGGTAGAAGTCCATTTTAAGTCGCTTATACCAGGTTTTTTTATTATAAAGTTTTAAATAAATATTTTGAGGAGGACACAGATGCTAAGGGAAAGTTTTAGGAAAAGTAAATTATACAATTTAATATTTTTTTATAACCGTTAATATTTTTGTTGATTCCCAGGAGTCTGCCAATTTTCGGTAGGCTCATTTTTTATACAAAAAAATAGGGTGAAACAGAGAGAAATAGAGATTTAAAGTAAAACAATTCATAAATTGGAGGTGCAAACAGATAAACAATGTTGGAATATTAGGAGATTAAAGAACTTATACGGCATTAAAAAAATTCAGGGATTTAAGGAGACAAAAATAAATTGAAAAAGGAGGAAATACAATTAAAACTTTAAAAAACTTTATAAATAAAACAATAGAAAATTCATTTTTAGAGAATGGATATGACTCAAGCTTAGGTGTAGTAGAGTATTCTTCAAACAATAAGTTTGGACAATTCCAATGCAGTGGATCATTAACTTTAGCAAAAAGAATAAAGGAAAACCCTATGTTGATAGCTGAAAAAATTAAAATTTCTCTTGAGAAAACAAAATATTTTAACTCTGTTAATGTTTTAAAACCAGGTTTTATTAACTTAGTAATAAAAGATGAACTTTTAATGAATTATACAAAAAAAACTTATATACAATTAAATGAAGAAAGAGAACAAAATAAAGGTAAAATAATTATTGATTATGGGGGACCGAATATAGCGAAACCGTTACATGTGGGCCATTTACGGTCTGCTATTATAGGAGAAAGCTTAAAAAGAATAGGGAATTATATAGGTTATAATGTTATAGGAGATGTACATCTGGGAGATTGGGGGTTACAAATAGGTTTAATTATGTGTGAAATGAAGGAAAGAAATCCTTCTTGGTGTTATTTTAATGATAATTTTAACGGCTTATATCCTACTAAGTCACCATTTACAATTGAAATTTTAGAAGAAATATATCCTTTTGCTTCCATAAAATCTAAAAAAAATTCTAAGTTTTTAACTGAAGCTAAAAAAGCAACAAAAGATTTTCAACAAGGAAATAAAGGATTGAAAGAGTTGTGGTCACAAATTCTAGATGTTTCTATCAATGATTTGAAAAAAAATTATTCAAATCTAAATGTTAATTTTGAACTTTGGAAAAAAGAAAGCGATGTTCAAAAATATATACCTCAAATTATTAAATATTTAAAAGATAAAAACTATTCTAAAGTTAGTGAGGGTGCTGTTGTTGTTCCTGTTAGTTTCAATGACGATAAAAGAACTATCCCTCCATTTATGTTGGTAAAAACAGATGGAGCAACCTTATATTCAACAACCGACTTAGCTACAATAGTTGAAAGAGAGGAACAATTCACTCCTCAAGAAATTATTTATGTTGTTGATAAAAGACAAGAGTTACATTTTGAACAAGTTTTTAGATGTGCATATAAAACAAAGTTGTTTCCTGAAAATAAAAGGTTATCTTTTATTGGATTTGGAACTATGAATGGAAAAGATGGCAAACCTTTTAAAACAAGGGATGGTGGTACTCTTAAGCTTTCTGATTTTTTGATTACTGTTGAAGAAAGTGTTAGAAGCAAAATGTTACAAAGTAAAAAAGAATATAATGAAGAAACTATGAAAAAAATTTCTTTAGCTGCTATAAAATATGCTGATCTATCTAATCAGCCTCATAAAGATTATATATTTGATATTAGAAAATTTACTTCATTTGAAGGAAATACTGGGCCATATATCTTATATTCATTAACTAGAATCAAATCTATTTTAAACAAATCAACAACAAAGGATTTAACTTTATTAACGTTAGAATCGCCTAATAGTGAAGTAGAAAGACAGTTATATTTAGAATTAACAAAGTTTGAGGAAGTTATAAATCAAAGCTTTGAAATTTATTCTCCACATAAAATTTGTCAATATATTTACACCATATCTAATTTATTTAATAGTTTCTATCATAAAACAAATATCTTAAATGAAAAAGATTTAAAGCAAAAAAAATCTTGGTTACAGCTTTTAAAAATTACAGAAAAAAACTTAGAAATATCCTTAAACTTATTAGGATTAGAATCTGTTGATAAAATGTAAATTAAGTTAAAGTCTATTTAGATTTTTCTAGATAGGCTTTTTTTTGACATAAATTATTAACTTAAAGATTATACAAATGAGGTATGGCAGAAAAAATTATATATAAATAATATTCTATTGACAAAATCATAATAAATTATTATAGTTAAAACGTGCATATGCACAATACTAATAAAAGATATAATTTGAAAAGATTAATCATAAAAGTTTATACGGAGATGATCAACAGATGGAAAAGAAAATATTATTTACTTCGGAGTATGTATCACCGGGACATCCAGATAAAATTTCAGATCAGATATCAGATGCAGTATTAGATGTCTGCTTAAAGGGTGATCCAAATTCCAGAGTA
Encoded here:
- the argS gene encoding arginine--tRNA ligase, producing the protein MKTLKNFINKTIENSFLENGYDSSLGVVEYSSNNKFGQFQCSGSLTLAKRIKENPMLIAEKIKISLEKTKYFNSVNVLKPGFINLVIKDELLMNYTKKTYIQLNEEREQNKGKIIIDYGGPNIAKPLHVGHLRSAIIGESLKRIGNYIGYNVIGDVHLGDWGLQIGLIMCEMKERNPSWCYFNDNFNGLYPTKSPFTIEILEEIYPFASIKSKKNSKFLTEAKKATKDFQQGNKGLKELWSQILDVSINDLKKNYSNLNVNFELWKKESDVQKYIPQIIKYLKDKNYSKVSEGAVVVPVSFNDDKRTIPPFMLVKTDGATLYSTTDLATIVEREEQFTPQEIIYVVDKRQELHFEQVFRCAYKTKLFPENKRLSFIGFGTMNGKDGKPFKTRDGGTLKLSDFLITVEESVRSKMLQSKKEYNEETMKKISLAAIKYADLSNQPHKDYIFDIRKFTSFEGNTGPYILYSLTRIKSILNKSTTKDLTLLTLESPNSEVERQLYLELTKFEEVINQSFEIYSPHKICQYIYTISNLFNSFYHKTNILNEKDLKQKKSWLQLLKITEKNLEISLNLLGLESVDKM